The DNA window GCCTCATGGTAGAACTGGTAAAGCCTAGGTATTAGCACACCACTGGTTAGGCCATTGATTTGTGGAGTAGAGCCAATAAGAATAAGTTATAAAGACTGTTACTGTCTTTAGTTGCCTGTGTGATTTCATTTGCATAGTGAAATTTGgtaattttttctttgcaagaaaagaaagggaagAAGCTAGTACAAGAGAAGGAGGAAGGGAGGCAGACCCGTAGCAGGCGAGAGTGATGACAGTGCGGACGATgccgtcgaggcggaggcggccacgGCGCCTGGCGACGTCGAGGGAGACGAGCACGGGCGTGTGGTCGGTGGCGGTGGGGGTGGAGGAGAGGATGCCCATGGTGGCGGCGCGCGCCCGAGAGTGAGGGGAGGAGAGGTCGCCAAGGCCGAGGCGCTCCAGCGTGGTGCCATACTCCACGTGCTGAACCGAGGCGTCGCGACGGTACACCAGGGCGCCCTCCCACGGAgaaccctcctcctcctcctcctcatcttcttcttcctctgggTCGTAGTCGACGGTGAAGAAGTCATCGTTGACGGAGacagcggcgaggcggcggcggcgcatccATGGGCAtggggatggggatggggagggggagggcaGTGGCAGGAAGGAGCGGCGGGTCGTCGGCGGGGGAGGGAAGCGGCGGAGGGCAGCAGCTGGTGATGGTGGGCAGTGAGCAGAGACGCCCCCAAacagcatcatcatcatcctctcCTCCCGGAGGCGGATTGGAATTGGATTGcctgcttctgcttcttcttcttcttcttcttcgtttCGTGGGTGGTCCGGGCCAACGCAACTCCTCCCATCACCATCCCATGGGCCCAATGATCTGCTCCTTACGGGCTGCTTCTGCATCAGGTCTTCTTGGGCTCTTTCGACAAAAATCGCCACCTTATTATTTAACCTAACGGCTCATGAAAATGCCAGTTTCTCCGAAAGTAGAATTATTGGGTAAAAAGAGACGTTATGCCTTCTcagagatagagagaggagagagagagagagagagagagagagagaggcaaaAGAACAACATACATGTACATGTACTAGTACAATGCAGTTAGTTTACAAAAGAATAGAATACCCTGCTAATCAGGTACGCTCTTCTTACTGCAACGCAACCAATGGTACACTCTTCTTCTAATCATATCATCATATTCTTCTAAAGATGGGCGCTACACCAATGGTTGCACAAAGGTGACGATGATGATGCAAATTACAGTACACATCACAACGATGCTATGATTTCCGTTGTCCGCCCTTGcgctctttccttttcttcagGCCCATCCAGATCTCCAATGTTGTCATGGTACTCCTGAGTTGGACAACCAATACATGTAGTATGATGTATTCAGGTTTACGAACGACAGCTAGCAACTTTGGGCCAAACTCCAATCAAAAGCTGCAAATGCTTCAAAATGAGTGACATACCTGAAGTATACCCTTAACGTCATCCTTAGTCAGCTTGTTTTGTCTTAGAAGCAATTCTATTCTTGTTCTCATCTGTGAATTGCTGAAAAAACATAGCAGGGTAAAAATTATGAGCATTGCACTGCACCACAACCCTTCCTAACTAAATATAACAAGAAATGCTGAAATTTTACTTACCCAGAGTGCCATATATGCCCCAGAATAAGTGCAATTAACTGAAACATAGACATAACTATTATAGACACTTGGCAAACTTATGATCAACCAAGAAAGCCAGACAAGTTGGAAAACAACACTGTCAAGTTATTACTATGGTACCTGGAGTGTGTAAAGCCCAGCTTCAAGTTTGCGATTGTAGCGCTCATCTTCATCCATCTGAGATAACAAGAATGAAGTTAAAAGAATTCAGTGCCTGTTCAAATCTGAGATGATGGCAACAAAGTAGACAAAAGCACCTCTAGATCATCTAAATCGAGACCGTCAAATCTTTCAGTTTCAGCTTTCACTCTTTCTGAATACCTGCAAATTGTAAGCAAAGCATGCAAGATGAAGCCAATAGCagaaaaacacaagaattttTTCTTAGTTTTCTTGAAAGCAGATATACCTTGTGTAAAATTCCATCAATCGGTCTATCTTTTCACATTCATTCTCAACAAATTTTCCTAGTAACCTGATTTTTCGTGAACCTTTTGTAATACCacctaagaaaaaaaaatgcaaaacacCAAACTTGAGGAAATAACTTGAGTATTAGGGTGATGCCATCACTTTGAGTTCAACAATTTTCTCACAGGTGTGTCCGCAGCATCAACAAACCTACATGTATGTACCGCAGACAGGAAAATAGTCCTTAAATGCAAAAGGCAACAGCATTATCATATTCAGAAATAACTCCCCACTGAATTGGATAATTGACTACGGAAAGAAAACGTGTGACTATGGGCAGCGTGCGATTGGGTTACAGCATAGTCAAAAGAGATGTTGTGTTGGTCTAGttcaatatatatgcaaacgTGATTGTTGCTCCAATGGTGATCTCCTCAGTACTGGTAGATTATTGAAATAACATAACCACAGCTGTCCAAATAGGCAGTCAGGTTTCAAATTCTTGCAAGCTACCCTTGGGttaaaacttcaaaaagagcAGTATGATTGAGATGATCGGCGAATGAACTACCTAGAAAAGAGTAGCCGCAAATCAAAGGTTGCATACTCACTTCCCCCTAAAAAGTTAGTTTCAACAGTCAATTGTGTGGACTACTAACGTCTGTTAAGCTGATTTACATGTATAAGAATACTATTGTTGATTCGCGTTGTAGGTTCATATACAGAAACAATATGGATGAAGCATTAGAATACtaagaaaatcatataaaaaatgcaaagTTATATTGGAAAAGACATGCCTGCTTACCAAACAATGATGCAATTAGTGAAATGACCCGTTCTTCTAGTGCTTCTTGATAActctcctttttgtttttcttgttaacaggaatctgaaaaaaaacatatcccAAAATAACTAAGAAAGTTACAAATGGGAGCAGATAAAGATATTTGTAGCAAAGGTCTACTACAagctttttcagttgaaacaATAAACTCACTGTATGCTACTAGCACTAAATAATTGCGCAATAGAAAAAAAGCACCTCACATAAGTTCGATCAAGTTGACTGAAACTGAAAGGCGAGCAGGTTGCTCTGttataatttggaaaaaaaaactatttttcaagttACCTAAATCAACAATATATGTGTTTCTTTCCATGTAACCTTGGTTGAAAATTCTGAAGAAATTGATCAAATAGGACTATGCAACCACTTTCATCCATTTTCAGATTTACTTAACAATTCAAACTGTAACCGAAGACCATGAGAATATGAGTTTGTAGGAAATTGtgataaatttagttctcCTGCATATCACTGCATCACAGCATTGATTGATACTCAGCATCTGGAATCTTATAaatgagaagagaaaaggagtAGCAGTCACTTGCCTTACCCATGAATGCCGCAAAAGCAGTCTTCAGTCCGAGTACATCAACAAAGCGCTCACAAGCAGGTGGGAACCTAGTCATGGCAAAATCGAGGGTCCGGATGGCAGAGCTGTAAGCCAGCTTTTTCTGCTTCATGATGATGATCATGAGCTCGACCCCCTCCGCCTTGACAAATCTCTCCTTGTTCTCCATTGGCATGAGCACACAGCAAAGGCAGTCAAAGAGGTTTTCGAGCATCTCCTCTTCGTCAGAGGTTTTTGGGTCCCTGGACTTGTACATGGCAACAGCCTGCAGCAGGCCATCGACTCCGTTGATCTGGCCCAGGCGCTTCTGGTTGGCGGGGCTGTCCTGTAGGAGGATGGCGAGGATCTCTGAGGCGTACTGCTTGTTGGCATCGAACTCGCGTGCCTTGAGGCGGGCGAGGAGCCAGCGGAGAAGCTTGGTGCGGTCGCAGACAATGTCGGCGAGGTGGGGGCGGAGCTCGAGGAGGTTTTCAACGACTGCGAGGGTGTGATGGACAGCCTCGGCTTCGTCAGGGTCAGCCTCGGAGAAGCGGGAGAGATTATGGACGAGGAGGTCGAGGGCGTTGGCTTCGACGAGGGCATCGGCGAGCGAGTGGAGGCCGGCGAGGTCGTCGGGGTCGTCGGAATCGGtgaggtcggcgaggagggaggcagcggcggcggcgaggtcggtgtTGTCGTGggtgaggagggaggagagggaggaggcaaGGCCGAGGGGGACGAGGTCGGGGAAGAGGTCGggagcgccggcgaggaggcgaaGGCGGTCGGTCTCGGCGTGGAGGGCGATCTCGGAGTCGGCGAAGCGGGCGGGGTCGTCAGGGTGCTTCATGCGGGCCTCGAGGTTGTCGCGCAGGCGGCGCTCGAAGGCGAGCAGGAGACGCttggcggcgcggaggtcgaGCACCTccacggcgtcggcggcctcCAGGGAGGAGAggtccaccgccaccgcccccgcccccggcTCCGTCCCGTCCTCCTCGGCCTCCGGCCGCTTGCGCTTGTGCGCCGCATCCATCGAAAGGAACCGAATCGATGGCCcttcctcgccgcggcggaggtgtAGGAGGCGGctaaaaccctaaccctagccagCCAGAGCGAGGCGGGTCGGAGGCTCTGCTAGTGCTAGTGCTGCTGAAGAAGATGAGGAGGTGCTCTAGGATTCGTGCCGTGCCAGATGACTGTACTAGATCAGCTCCTGTCCGCTGTTT is part of the Oryza brachyantha chromosome 2, ObraRS2, whole genome shotgun sequence genome and encodes:
- the LOC102707193 gene encoding large ribosomal RNA subunit accumulation protein YCED homolog 1, chloroplastic produces the protein MQKQPVRSRSLGPWDGDGRSCVGPDHPRNEEEEEEEAEAGNPIPIRLREERMMMMLFGGVSAHCPPSPAAALRRFPPPPTTRRSFLPLPSPSPSPSPCPWMRRRRLAAVSVNDDFFTVDYDPEEEEDEEEEEEGSPWEGALVYRRDASVQHVEYGTTLERLGLGDLSSPHSRARAATMGILSSTPTATDHTPVLVSLDVARRRGRLRLDGIVRTVITLACYGCAEPAPEGIFANFSLLLTEDRVEKPDVVDLGTIFEEEQTKAPLLTGGQDEDDEDIDWDDRLHFPAGEKEIDISKHIRDIIHLEITLDALCSPTCKGLCLGCGTNLNTSSCNCNTQKQQDKNVQRRGPLKDLLKPLQR
- the LOC102712421 gene encoding beta-catenin-like protein 1, with product MDAAHKRKRPEAEEDGTEPGAGAVAVDLSSLEAADAVEVLDLRAAKRLLLAFERRLRDNLEARMKHPDDPARFADSEIALHAETDRLRLLAGAPDLFPDLVPLGLASSLSSLLTHDNTDLAAAAASLLADLTDSDDPDDLAGLHSLADALVEANALDLLVHNLSRFSEADPDEAEAVHHTLAVVENLLELRPHLADIVCDRTKLLRWLLARLKAREFDANKQYASEILAILLQDSPANQKRLGQINGVDGLLQAVAMYKSRDPKTSDEEEMLENLFDCLCCVLMPMENKERFVKAEGVELMIIIMKQKKLAYSSAIRTLDFAMTRFPPACERFVDVLGLKTAFAAFMGKIPVNKKNKKESYQEALEERVISLIASLFGGITKGSRKIRLLGKFVENECEKIDRLMEFYTRYSERVKAETERFDGLDLDDLEMDEDERYNRKLEAGLYTLQLIALILGHIWHSGNSQMRTRIELLLRQNKLTKDDVKGILQEYHDNIGDLDGPEEKERAQGRTTEIIASL